One stretch of Sporocytophaga myxococcoides DSM 11118 DNA includes these proteins:
- a CDS encoding adenylate kinase family protein, which translates to MKILVITGPPYSGKGTQCEVLKNELGFRHISTGDRIRLEKEQKTEFGIIASEYDVKGDLVPDSIMKALLGRIVDENIKEKGIILDGYPRTVSQVDTLIDLLKEKGMLIDQVINIEVPKDELLIRAKKRAETSDRIDDKNPQTHFKRINIFESTTRPAIEYMKPKLNVISIDGSASIEEITE; encoded by the coding sequence ATGAAAATATTGGTAATAACCGGCCCTCCTTATTCAGGTAAAGGAACACAGTGTGAAGTATTGAAAAATGAATTGGGCTTTCGACATATCTCAACAGGAGATAGAATCAGATTGGAAAAAGAACAGAAAACCGAATTCGGCATCATTGCGAGTGAATATGATGTAAAAGGTGATTTAGTACCCGATTCAATTATGAAAGCTTTACTTGGAAGGATTGTTGATGAGAATATTAAGGAGAAAGGTATTATACTAGATGGATATCCTAGAACTGTAAGTCAGGTCGACACGTTGATCGATCTACTTAAGGAAAAAGGAATGTTAATTGACCAAGTGATTAACATAGAAGTTCCCAAGGACGAATTATTAATTCGTGCAAAAAAGCGTGCCGAGACATCTGATAGAATTGACGATAAAAATCCTCAAACTCATTTTAAACGCATCAATATATTTGAATCCACAACACGACCCGCTATAGAATATATGAAACCAAAATTGAATGTCATTTCTATTGATGGATCAGCAAGCATAGAAGAAATAACGGAATAG